A stretch of DNA from Thermanaerosceptrum fracticalcis:
GCGTATCCTGGGAACAGGTATACATATTATCTTCAACGCAGACTACATGGGGCAGACTTCTCGCTATTTCCGCCACTTTTTTCACATCCACCACACTGGCAATGTTAATGCCGCAGTGGCAGATAAACACGCCGATCCTGGGCTTAAGTCCCACTACATCCTTTGCAGGAGGATAGGCTTTGGCTTTGACCAGGGAATTTTTAGCGCCAGCCAGAAGGCATGCAGCTTCACTGGCCGCGGCACAGGCCTGGGTGACGGTATCGGGAATATCCTTGGGCCCGCTGAAAGCTCCTGCCACCAGGATACCTTCCCGGGTGCTGGAAACAGGAGCATAGCCAGAGGTGGCCGCAAAATCGTATTCGTTTAAGGCAAAACCCGCTGCCTGGGCTAATTTTAAGCTGTCTTCACTGGCACAGAGGCCTACGGAAAGTACCGCCAGGTCAAACTCCTCATAAGCAATGGTCCCGTCTTCCCGGGCATAACGGATGCGGATGTTCCCCGTCTCCGGAGCTTCTTCCACTGTATAAATACGGGAACGGACAAAACGGACTCCCTGGTTTTCTGCCCTCCGGTAGTATTTCTCAAAATCCTTACCATGGCTCCGCATGTCCATATAGAAGATGGCGGTATCCAAAGGATAAGGACTGTGCTCTTTGGCGATAACGGCTTCCTTGATGGCATACATACAGCACACACTGGAACAGTATGGTTTATCATCCTTCAGGGTACGGGAGCCGGCACACTGGATCCAGGCAATTTTCTTTGGCTCCTTGTGGTCAGAAGGCCGTACCAGATGCCCGCCAAAGGGACCGGAAGCACTTAAAACCCTTTCAAACTGGATACTGGTCAGGACGTTGGGATAACGGCCATAGCCTAAGTGACTTAATTTCTCTGCAGGAAACTCGTTAAAGCCAGGAGCAAAAAGGATAGCCCCCACGTGGATCTTGAGCCTTTCTTCTTCCTGGAGATGATCGATACATCCGGCTTTACAAACCTTGACACACTGCATACATTCGGAACAAGGACCGCAATCCAGGCAGCGTGCGGCTTCTCTTCGCGCTTCCTCCGCTGATAAACCTAAGACAAATTCGCGAAAATCCTTAATCCTCTCTTGTGGTTCTATCTCTCTCAGTTTAACCCGTTCCACTTTCTCCATTTTCTGAGGAAGGGGCTTAGGGCCTACGGGGGTTCTCCGGTTGGGGCGCCCCAGACGCAAATCTTCTCCCTTTAAATAACGGCTGATGGATTGAGCTGCTTCCTTGCCTTCAGCCACGGCCTCAATGGCAATACCCGGACCGGTACGGACCTCGCCGCCGGCAAAGACACCAGGCAGGGAAGTGGCTAAAGTCACTTCATCGGCAGCCACAGTTCCCCATGTCGTCCGTTTTATGGTTTCAGGCAAGAAGGAAAGGTCCGGCATCTGTCCTACAGCTACAATAACCGTGTCCACGGGGATAAAACATTCCGAATCTGCTTTGGGCACAGGACGGCGCCTGCCGGAGGCATCAGGTTCCCCTAGTTCCATTTCCACACAGGTCATGCCTGTCAACCTTCCTGCTTCCCTGGCAAAAGACAAAGGCGTAGTAAGGAATCTGAACTGGATCCCTTCAGCCCAGGCTGCTTCTACTTCTTCTTCCCGGGCCGGCATTTCTGCCCGGGACCGGCGATAATAGACCGTGACCTCTTGGGCTCCCAGACGTAAAGCACTGCGGGCGGCATCCATGGCCACATCGCCGCCGCCGATGACGGCGACCCTTTTCCCTACGTTTACATCTTCACCTAAATTTACCTTGCGCAGAAACTCCACTCCAGACAGGACCCCTTCTCCATCTTCCCCCGGAACGTCCAGCTTCCGGTTACCGTGGGCGCCTGTGGCTAAAAAGATAGCCTTATATCCCTGGTCCTTTAAATCCTCGATCGTCAAATCAGGACCTAGAGGAGAATTCGTTTTAATTTCTACTCCTAAAGACGTCAGATAAGCTATCTCCTTATTAAGGACTTCCCTGGGCAAGCGATAATCAGGAATCCCCACGGCCAGCATGCCGCCGGCTACGGGTAAGGCTTCAAAAATGGTGACAGGGTAACCTTCCTTGGCCAGTTCAAAGGCTGCGCTCAAGCCGGCCGGACCCGAACCGACAACGGCCACCTTATCGGTTTTCCTTTCCGGTAAGACAAAGGGAGGACGGGGCTCATGATCACCCAAAAAACGTTTCAAGGCAGCAAGGGAGACAGCCCCCTCGGCCTGGGCCCTGCTGCACTTTTCTTCACAGGGATGGGGACAGATCCGGCCCAACGTTGCTGGCAGCAAGAGATCATCATAGACAATCTCCGCAGCTTCCTTAAACTTACCCTGGGACATTAAAGCCACATACCCCTGGGCCCGAACACCCGCAGGGCAATTGCCTTTACAGGGGGCAGGCCCCTCTTTTTCGATGGCATAGGCATGGGGGAAGGCCTGGGCATATTTCTTGTATATAGCTTTTCTTTTGGACAGGCCTTTTTCAAATTCATTGTCTATTTCCACAGGACACACGGCCGCGCATTCGCCGCAACCGGTACACTTTTCCACCTCAATGAAGCGGGGTTTCTTTTTTACTTCAACGTGAAAGTCCCCTGCTTCTCCTTTTACACTGACTATTTCTGCGCCGGTGATAACTTCAATGTTTAAGTGCCGGCCGCATTCCACCAGTTTAGGCGAGAGGATGCACATGGAACAGTCATTGGTAGGAAAAGTTTTATCTAAAGAAGGCA
This window harbors:
- a CDS encoding FAD-dependent oxidoreductase, which produces MNNLEKVGAVLVAGGGIAGIQSSLDLAEMGYKVYLVEKSPAIGGTMPSLDKTFPTNDCSMCILSPKLVECGRHLNIEVITGAEIVSVKGEAGDFHVEVKKKPRFIEVEKCTGCGECAAVCPVEIDNEFEKGLSKRKAIYKKYAQAFPHAYAIEKEGPAPCKGNCPAGVRAQGYVALMSQGKFKEAAEIVYDDLLLPATLGRICPHPCEEKCSRAQAEGAVSLAALKRFLGDHEPRPPFVLPERKTDKVAVVGSGPAGLSAAFELAKEGYPVTIFEALPVAGGMLAVGIPDYRLPREVLNKEIAYLTSLGVEIKTNSPLGPDLTIEDLKDQGYKAIFLATGAHGNRKLDVPGEDGEGVLSGVEFLRKVNLGEDVNVGKRVAVIGGGDVAMDAARSALRLGAQEVTVYYRRSRAEMPAREEEVEAAWAEGIQFRFLTTPLSFAREAGRLTGMTCVEMELGEPDASGRRRPVPKADSECFIPVDTVIVAVGQMPDLSFLPETIKRTTWGTVAADEVTLATSLPGVFAGGEVRTGPGIAIEAVAEGKEAAQSISRYLKGEDLRLGRPNRRTPVGPKPLPQKMEKVERVKLREIEPQERIKDFREFVLGLSAEEARREAARCLDCGPCSECMQCVKVCKAGCIDHLQEEERLKIHVGAILFAPGFNEFPAEKLSHLGYGRYPNVLTSIQFERVLSASGPFGGHLVRPSDHKEPKKIAWIQCAGSRTLKDDKPYCSSVCCMYAIKEAVIAKEHSPYPLDTAIFYMDMRSHGKDFEKYYRRAENQGVRFVRSRIYTVEEAPETGNIRIRYAREDGTIAYEEFDLAVLSVGLCASEDSLKLAQAAGFALNEYDFAATSGYAPVSSTREGILVAGAFSGPKDIPDTVTQACAAASEAACLLAGAKNSLVKAKAYPPAKDVVGLKPRIGVFICHCGINIASVVDVKKVAEIARSLPHVVCVEDNMYTCSQDTQIRIREIIAEHRLNRVVVASCSPRTHEPLFRETLKEAGLNPYLFEMANIRDQCSWVHMHEPEKATEKAIDLVKMAVAKARLLEPVETVSVPVEQKALVIGGGVAGMTAALAIASQHYPVFLVEREKVLGGMANRLYFNHLGEPVRPYLEDLRIQVTSHPLIKTCLESEIKEIKGFVGNFHTTIEKGEKQEEIAHGVVVIATGATEYKPQEYLYGQNPLVKTHLELEKLLIEQSEVVKEMESLVMINCVGSRNQEHPYCSKVCCNQSIQLALKAKALNPDLNIYVLYRDMRTYGFQEEFYRQARRQGVIFIRYDLEKQPQVRMANGKLIVTCRDHVLGRELEIEASLLSLAAATAARDNEALSQALKVPLNEDGFFLEAHMKLRPVDFSTDGVFLCGLAHGPKPLVETITQAKAAAARACTILNKESLAAGGLTAQVNPLKCSGCGTCESICPAKAVEVDRTEGIAKVNPALCKGCGACAASCRAGAIDVRGFRSEQIMAMLRQIG